Genomic window (Theileria annulata chromosome 4, complete sequence, *** SEQUENCING IN PROGRESS ***):
aactaaaatatacaGCATAATCACTTTAAATTACACAGATAATCGAAAGAATACGCGTTTGAAGCAAAGAGTCCTAGGATGTTAGCCCTAGACTCTCGGATTTGCCTAAGCAACAACAACATGATAGTTCTCAAGTCAGAAAGTGAGTCTTTAGATGTTTGAGACCctgaataatttgatagTGTACTTTGGTGAATCGAAAAAATCGCATTGAGCCAGACAAGGTGAAGACCTAAATGTGTAGTTCCGTTGGTAGAGTAGCTGTTTAGCACATTcctaataaaatttaggAGTACCAGAAGGAGAGTGGAGTCAAGTGAAGAAACAAGAGATGATATTTTACTTGTTGGAACAGCTTCGTAAACTTTGAGCATCATTTTAAAGTTGTTCATTGCAAGTGCCAAGATAAAGGAGCTCACGAAGTCATTATTCTCAAGATGTTTTAGAATTGCTGTTTTGGTTACACTTTTGGTTATAATTTGGGGCTGGAAGTTGTGGACAGATTTAAGCATTTGATTCGTGTACTCTACATTCCTCGTGACGTCCAGagagtatataaatacacCCTGGGATGTTGATACGGCAAATTGTCTTCCATCAGGTGAATAATTAACTTCCCAAACATTAAATCGATCCTGCGTCACTTTAAACTCTCCTACTTCTACTCCTGGAAGGGACTTGTGGGCCTGAATTCTACTCAACTTCCTTGAATCCTCAAACATCTCCTCGTCGGAAAGATCAAGTTCGTTCACTGAGAACCCGTAATCAGTCATGTATTTAGAACTCAAGAACCTTTTTAGGCCTGAAAGTGAGTTGTTTCTCGTCAGTGTGTGGACATGTAGTAGTAGGTAGTTTTCCGTGCTATAGACGGCTACGTGTGGCGAGTTTTTTGCTGTACACACTATCATTGTTCCACATGAAGAGTATGAGAGTGAGTTGAAATAGTTATTTCGATTAATACTGTGTGGATCCTTCTTTATGTTTATTGCTGAAAATGCCTCTGTATAATGTCTTCCTGGATGAATATCTCTTAAACCGTCAATTGACCCGATTTGCTAAATAATCAGtaatcaaaataattaacCTACTTCCACGTTATCTAGATCCCAGAAAAGAATCTGGCCACTTAGTATCGATGCTGCCAATATTGAATTTCCTCTAGGATCAAATGCTGTTGATATTACACTTGAGGTGTTAAGCACTGATTCCACTGATCCTGCCTTATCTTTTCTACCAAAAACATTCCAAAtctaaaaatgaaaatactcaattaatatttgaaataaaCTATAAATTTGGTAAATATTCACCTTAATTGTGTTGTCCCATGATGAGGATACTAGGAAACCGTTGTATGATGGGTGTGGATGGAATGAAACTGATGTTACAGGAGCTGTGTGGCCTACGAGTTCATCTAAAACCTTTCCCGTTTGTATTTGCCATATGAAAACGGAATTGGTTTCACCTTTAGTTCCTGCCGCTACTATTGTTCCTGATCCATCAACTGCAACACTTGTGTATTGAGTTCTGATTGAAGTTAGGACCCTGAAGTTTTTGAACCTAAATAGGTCAAAACATCTAACAGTGCCGTCTAATGAAGCTGATATCAATGCATTTCcctaaattttaatcagTTTGTACTATAAATAGATATATGTTAATTACCTGAGGTGTAAATGCTATAGCCTCAACTGAAGCGCTATGTTCAGTCAGTGTTACATAGCATAAGCCTGTATTGTTATCCCATAGCTTCACTTTTCCATCGAATCCTCCTGTTGCCACTAGAAACCTTGTTCCCATTCCCAAATTTTTACTAGACAGTGCTCTATCGAAATCCTGTTTATTTTCTGCCAGACTTCCCAATCTTTCTAGATTGGAACCATACGAAAATGAACAACACCTAACTCCTCCTAGGTGCGCCTGTTGTTTCATTACAAACGTTTCACTTTTCCACTCCCACACTACAATCGTTCCCGTTTGTGAACACGCTAGTGCTATCCACTGTCCGTCACTTGTTATGTCAACCGAGTCAATAACTGGGATTTGTTCTCCTATTTTGAGTGTGTAGATTGTTGTCAGTTCCGGCACATTATATAGACCAAATGTTCCTCCAGTGAAACCAACAACAAATAATCCGATATTAGCGTTAAACGTGACCACGGATACCTATAATCTTgtttttaactaaattactTACGGTTGAGTTTGACGGCTGGTTACAGTATCCTTTAGTTTCTCTTATCCACGTTTGTTGATTTTctaaacaatataatttatgcTTATAAATGTCTTGTACCTTTTATATTGTTTGATTTTCTTAGGAAATTCATTTTACTCCTTGATCCTATCTGTTTTGCTGAATTATCGCctaacaattatttaatgaaatcATAATTACTTTCAGTCACATCTGATCTCttccatattattataactCCTTCTTTCGATACACTACAAATCCGGTTCATATCATTTGTGAAGAATGCCGCCTTTACTGATCTTCTGTGATCTACAAATGCCACTGGTACGAAAGTTTCATCTGGCTCTACACACCAAAGCCTAACTGTCATATCTTTGGAACTTGTGACTATATATTTAGAGTCCTTCGACCAATCTAgactattaatattttccatATGTCCTGTAATTTCCAGGTGTAGTGTCATTCTCCAGCTCAACTTTTCATCTGGAGATAACCAAACCTATGATTTATCATTGGATATTAACATACTAGTAATTTCTTTTGTATTGAAATTGCAAAGTATTTCCCATCAGGGCTAAAATTCGCGTGGATTAATCTTTTCTTTTGTGTACTAATAATCATTTATTCGATGAAAACTAACTTTAAAGCGTTGAACTGCTTGCTTTCAGCCgtagaaatattacttgTAGACTTAAATTGTAGTCTATGTACTATTTTATCTCTAATTAGGTTTAGAATATATCCAAATCCTGAGCATAATTAATCACGATGATTAAATACCATTATCGTCAACAAGTATTGACAGTGGTTTTGATGGATGATTTGCTATTACTACTATATTAGTTCTAGTTTCAGAATTGAGTGTAGAGCTTATATTTGTTTGTAAATCATATATATTGATGCGATTTCCTACAGGAGCCAGAACACAGGAGGCTGtaaacaatttatacacttatttatataatatataacaatatatataaccaTCAGGGTTGAAGCATATCCTTCCTCCAGAATACTGTGACCCGCAGATGTTAGCTAGATGGTATAACGCCattattacaaatattttacagattaatcattttaattaaaatacaatttatttataaatttaaaattaaaaaaataaataatcataattaatataatttaattatcgATATTATATGATTAGACTATAGAAGGCTTATTATAATGTAATATTGTTGTTATAATTGTGTTCAAATTCTTGATTATCATATTAAACATGATCAAACACACAAAACGGTGTTAGTAAAAAAACTCTAAATACAAcctaattttacaaaatacTAGTTTCcatattaaaaatgtcctaataataaaattcaaaGTTCCTATCGAGCCACCTTAGCATAGTGGTAGTGCATCTGACTTGTAATCAGAAGGTCGGGGGTTCGATCCCCCCAGGTGgcttttaaaaatgataatgataatattaattatttaattagaaaTGAGATAAAAACTATAATTTGTgtgattttttaaattacaaTCACAATTTGTTGAGATTTATATTATCCACATATTCATTCAACTATTTGTTGTTgttaacatttttaattattctctaaaatttgtatacaaattctttatcaaattcttaattatataacgATGATTCATTCAAATGTGTGAAAGATACTTGatcataatattaatgatacATTTGGCACTAATTCATTACACATCATGTTTctctttaaattttataaataacaaatCATCTAGAAATGATAATTACGTTGAAGATGTCGTTAAACTTCCATCCtctataaaatataacattCAAAATGTGAATTCTATTCCAACAAATGAGGATAATATGTTTTCAAGGATACTTCAGAAAAGAGTAGAAATAGATTCTGATAAGAAAATACAGGAAATTAACGAAACAATAGAGGATGGTTCATTGATAGGTATGGAAATGATATTAACTTATTTTCAGATCCGTTAACTAAGGATAAATTATTCCAGGAAGAACgagaagaaaatgaaaaaaagCTAGAGAAAAAGGTTTAAAacttataaatatttataattattataattaataatttcaggAAGTTTCTCTGGATACATCTGGTGAAAATTATAAGGAGGGAGTTGAATCGACATCAGGAGAATTCGGTGATATCTCTAACAAGCTACAATCCGACGGTGTAGAATCAACGggtaaatatttaaaataaaataatttaaacattttagAAGCTGACGAGATTCAATTAAGAGATAActtattgaataaattgatCAAGTCACAACACAAAACAGTTTTTGGggtttaaaatatttttctaacacacattttaatatttttcctataatttaattgaatatttatttaattattttatgactagttttaaatttttgttcatttaaattaatatttttaatcgtttcatttataatcaaacggtttaataaattttaaatactCAGTACATAATCTAGATCTTcataaaaaaatatgaatGAAGTTGAGTTAAATGATATTTCAGATTTATACTCTAATAAAGTAacttaatataaataatatttaattcagGACTGTAGGAGGGTCTCACTTAggagaaaaataaaatcgACAAGGTACTCGGGTGAAGAATATAACTGCGAAGGATACGAAACTACAAACAACTTAGCCAATTCTACACACATCAACGTTGAAGATGAGATTAAAACATGGGATTTCTTCTACACATATGACAGGGCCTCCGACTATCCATTTTCAGGATTCAATACTACAGAAACTGTTAGAATAATTACACAGGCGTTAAGCAAATTGAGACCTAGGAGGAAATCATGCTTAGTTTCAGATTCAGACGTTGTTCTGGAAGTTGGTCACGGGAAGTTCCCACTAATTTGGGATTTGAGGAATTATTTTGGACAGTTTTTGTATTTTGGAATTGAATTTAGTGTTATTGCTTTTGAACAGGCTGTTATTCATAGATTCAATAATATGTGTTCTCCTTCAGAAGCATATGACAAAGATGTCGAATTTCTTTCAATGAATTCACTAAACTATTTCAATTCTGATGGAACAAGTAACCTTAACCTTATTTTCCCAAATGATACTGAAAGTACAAGACTTAAAGCAGGGATGGTTAACATAGCTCTGGGTAAAAGCTTTTTGGATTATCTTAGCTGCAGGTACTTTATATTCTAGGTGGGAAATTCAAAATGAATTCAGGTTAACACTTAGCGTAAGTGTTTCGAATTGGAATTTAGAACCTAGAATACCACAAGGGGTTGTTGAAATGTTTGACTCAGTATCGCAAGCATTAAGAGATTTTAAATCCGATGGAAAATACTCTTCCTTGTTTGTACTAGTTGAACCATAGTATGTCATTAAcgatatatttattttcagtGATATTGTGAAATTCAAGGACCATATTGGAATAATTACAAAAGTCATTTACACATCAACATTTGTAAAACAAAGCGAGTCGAGATATTTGAGATTAGTATATGCACAAAGGGACAAGAAGACAAAAGCAGTTTGCTATGCATTGGCCAAAGTTGATTATACCTATCATGATTATCCTGAACTTCGTGATGACATGTACAAAGTTACATGTAACGTCTATTCATTTGGTCCATCAACAGACGAAGACTGGTTACTTCCTCAAACTGTTCCTCCAAAATGGCAAAGTAATGACAGTAAGGATTTTGACAACTTAACATTACTTTAATAACTAATTACGTTACACATTCCCCATGATTACATGGgtgtgtataatattttgtattaaattgttcatattaaatcatattttaataatgtacATATCTTGGTATCTAGgtgtaatttttaaatttaatcatCGCAATGTTaagataaatttatcttttGAAGGATTCTATAATGATTAACATTCCTTCtgtgataataaatttattaattttgacAAAAATGTCATTAGTAAAACCTATCACatgtaattataaattctGTTATCTATCATATAATATGAACGAGTTGAAAACCACTCCGAGGTCCAAGTTCCTATTATACACAGATTTGCTTGAAACTTCATTCGAAGAACTAGAAGTTACCAAAATTGAAACTTCAAAATACGCACCGTAagttatatattcaatttttcatttatttaatagttaTCCATACTACGATGCCCCCAAGAACTTATTTTTCAACACATCAAAGTTAACTAAATTCAATGAAAATAGAAATGATGATATACAAGAGTCTGAAATCCAAACCGAATATATGAAAAACGCCAAACTTAGAAGGTTTTGGGCcaaattaactataatttttaggaaAGGAAGGAGAGTAACACCTGTTGATAAAAGTCCACTTTCTGGTATACAACAAAATTCACATGATTTCAGAATTAAATCGAGCTATTGGAAATAACTTTAAAGATTATGTTTATTCAGAACAAGAGCCAAGGAAGGAGAAAATTAAAGtattatttagtaaaattaataaaatttaggTTGATCTATCAGAATATGACAAGATAAACCCAGGACTTGGACCATGGCCAAGTTATGAAGATTTAAAGAAAAACGGGATGGATGTTAACACATCAATGATTATTGAACTTGACCCCCGTGATGAATTGGAGAAAACACTAATTACTAAACCTTCTAAAAGAGGTGAAATTAAggtaaattttaacatcCAAATGGATTTTTAGACAATAGCTGAGGCACGTGAGTCACAACAAAGGTGGCTTGAAAGAAGTCAAAGTGAAGGtaagattaaaataataatattctatttAATAGATTGGCCTTTGACGTATGAAGAGTTTAAGGAGCTTCCACTTGACATGAGGGAAGCTTACTATGAAAATAGATTCAAAGTCAGGTACTCAATTCATTaagttataaatttattagtgAGATGGATGAACAATTTCTTATGGTCTTGAATTACAGACGAGCacttgaaaataaaaaggtTAGTTGagtttattataaaattttaggcGAGAGAACTGAATCCTATGGAGTTTGATTTAATTGAGTCGGACCACAAATACACACCCAAATACACACCAGTTCTAGAAGACCTGAAAAATGTTAGCtatataattctaaaaatgTTTAGTGGGATGATCCTCTGGAATGTGCTTGGAGACTTAGAGCGAACGAGGCAATAAGGTATTCATAGTAACCAAACAAATATATCAGGGACTGTGTATCATATGGATGGCCAGCTAGAGGTTTGAGATTTCACTCAGGAATTGACGTTTATGATATTACATGGCTGCCAGGAGTTGTAAAAATACTAGTTGTGAGGACCAGGAACGAGTGTGATAACATCAGTGCGGATGAGCTGAAGCTCATGTTATTGAAACTAGGTTATATAAACTTAATTAATAGAGTTTAGAGAAAAGACTGGAACAATTGGATGAAGAGGAACATACTGAAGTGATGAAAAACCACATGTTGGCACTTTGTTCTAAACCAGATCACAGCAAAGTATTACACTCGAGAAGAGAATGGAATGAGAACACTGGAAAGAAAGTCGTAATAAAGATGAACGATTTAGAAAAAACTGAATATAAAGGAGTGTTGATGGGATCAGACAGTGTATTTGGAATAAATATCAAGGTTGATGATAAGAAAATAACATTACCACTCCCATTTGTTTATGAGGTTTCAAcagttaataaaaatgtatttataGATCGTTTTGGACTAAAACATTgtatttcatttttaaatttaaaatgattttttaattttagaattttattttacacattcttTATGTGTTGTAAATTAGATTAGAATTATAAGatttttcataaataaGGGATCTTATGTAAAatgtaattataaaattttgcATAAGTAATCTTGGATCCttaatgtaaaatagaaataaaattttataaattgtcataaaatttatgatttttcattttaaatgGCAGATGATGTTGTTGAGCTGGATTCCAGCGAATCGGAGTGCTCTTTCGCGGAGTTTGATTTAAACGAATGGTTTAAGTATTATAATGACCTTTGTTTCAACGGAACCATCCCTCACGTGGAGTTGTCCTGGAGTAAAAGGATGACCAGATGTGCAGGAATATGCCAAGTCAAGGTATAAGTGTTGTTTTATAGATGTTTAGCCTGAAGGAATATGCCGTATAAGGCTTAGCGAGGCTCTACTCAAGTACAGAACAATTAAAGATTGCAAGGTAATTACTTTATTTTAATGCTTGTTAGGAGACTCTGTTACATGAAATGATCCATGCGTATCTCATCTTAAACAGATTAGACCGTATGTTCGCACACGGGCCGGTTTGATTGtatgtttttattatttttagaaatttatTTGGCAAATGAAGAGAATTAACGAGATGACAGGGCTCAATGTAACTGTGTTCCACGATTTTAATGATGAAGTTAATTACTACCTTAAACACATTTGGAGATGTGAcgtaatttatatactcaGATGTTGTTGTTTTAGGGTATTTGCAGGTTCAAAGAGCCTTTTTTCGGATACGTTAAACGTGCCGTGAACCGGAGTCCAGGCCCAAATGACCTATGGTGTATGAACTAAAATGAATGTTAGTTATTTAGGGGATAAACACGAAAAGGAGTGCGGTGGTAAATTCATTAAGATCtcaaatgatttaaatgtGTCGACTAAGAATCGAGTCAACAAAAGTACGATTGAATGGTGTCATTTTGTTCAGATAAAAAAATCCATAACAACACAATTGAAAAGTACTTTAACAACGGTATGGATGATACTGACGATATGGGCTCAGTCAGCGCGCCAATCATCATTGACTGAGATTAATAACTATGGAACgaattgtttaaaaataatattgtagTATATACttgaacaaattaatttatttccagACCTTACAGTCGGCTATTGGCACTCCATCAATCTCGTCACAAGCGCAGAAATAGTCCTCAACTAGTTTCTTGTCCTGAGGTTTTGTTACATCAAGTTTCCTGAATGTATGGAACTCGTAAGAAGGGTGCTCTGTCATTAGTGCTGGCAGTTCAGTTCCCCTGACCAACCAGACGCCCTTGATGTCAAAGTTCCCGCTACTGCCCATTACATTAAGTACGCCGAACGAATAGTGCCTAAATTCAGTCTCGAACCTTTGCAAAAATCCACTCAGCATGTTCGACGTGAAGACCTCAGACTTACACTCGTCTTCAAGCTTATTGTATACCATATAGTAGAAGCTCCAACCTTCTGGGTCGAATCTTTCCCAAAGCCATGGCATCGCCTCCTTGTATAAGTCGCCTTTGCAGTTACTATATGTCTTCTTCCACTGGTCGAGAACAAATGATGTCGGTGGAAGTAAGTCCATTGGGTTTTTGGGTTTCTTAGCTGGTTCAGACTTCTCTTCGACATTGTTGGCTGGAGCCTTGCCGTCTAGTCTTCCTGTTGATTTGTAATTTTCAACCATTTTCAGGAACTTTTGGAATGAGTCACTCGCCTTAACAGTCCTCAAAAACCTTGCTAGGTGGAGTAGTTCCTTCTCTAAGTACTCTGCGTCTAGCCTCTTTTGATGAACTAGGTGGTCTAGTGAAACTGCACATACTAGATCTGCTGGACTGAGCTTTTCTGCCACCAAAAATGTCTTCGTTGCGAGATAATTGTTTAGTGAAACTACAACTTTTGAAAGGTCTGAGTTTGATCCTCTTGTCACAACTGATGACTTGTCGAGTTTCGTTTCAAAATCAAGTCTTGAATAGAAAAACTCAACCCAACTGCTTGTGTCACTTCTTTCAAAGGCTGATTTTTCGTCTGTTCCCTTAGACACATGATCCAGTAGGTGTCTGCATACTGTTACGTGTCCGCAGAAAGTTCCTAAATCCTTGTCCAGAACGAGTGTTACTGCGTGTTTGAGTTCTGAGAAGGCGTTTTTTTTTGCCTGTGAAGCGCAGCATGTGCCTTTAGCCACTTCAAAGTCAAAGTTTACGTTTGCCCATGCTGCTGTGACTAGAACGCTCTTTGTTCCGTAGTCTTCAAGGTCAACTCCAACAACTTTctaaatcattattaaatgaaaaacCCTTACCATTTTCTAGATTAATAAAAGGATATATCACAGATTTCAAGACTGaatttactaataatatattatatttaaatagaACAAAAGGAAAGAATTAGAAAAGAATTTATAGTAAATTTACGTTATGGAATCTTACTGCCTCACAAATAATCTACgaaattaatgtttaaaattataatacatagaattattaaataattaagataGTCCGATAATATATCATAAAATtgtgaataatataatatattacaacaaattatttgtgTATTAATTGATTACATACACATCATCTACTTAGAGTATCtacataatataattaaattgtgTATTAAAACAAGatcaaaattatacataagaaagataaatttttatataaatgaatcaaaattttatataatatgaaaatatttatattttttgaaa
Coding sequences:
- a CDS encoding uncharacterized protein (Tap349h10.p1c.C.cand.35 - score = 69.83;~SMART 10 WD40(SM00320) domains at aa 155-194, E()=1.30e-07; 200-238, E()=2.40e-01; 276-315, E()=2.84e+02; 318-360, E()=1.07e+01; 363-431, E()=8.62e-04; 434-473, E()=8.55e-08; 479-517, E()=5.70e+01; 520-562, E()=7.16e-10; 570-608, E()=1.92e+00; 742-782, E()=4.77e+00; pfam:PWP2 (PF04047) at aa 831-957, E()=3.60e-04), encoding MALYHLANICGSQYSGGRICFNPDGYIYSSCVLAPVGNRINIYDLQTNISSTLNSETRTNIVVIANHPSKPLSILVDDNGFGYILNLIRDKIVHRLQFKSTSNISTAESKQFNALNTQKKRLIHANFSPDGKYFAISIQKKLLVWLSPDEKLSWRMTLHLEITGHMENINSLDWSKDSKYIVTSSKDMTVRLWCVEPDETFVPVAFVDHRRSVKAAFFTNDMNRICSVSKEGVIIIWKRSDVTESDNSAKQIGSRSKMNFLRKSNNIKENQQTWIRETKGYCNQPSNSTVSVVTFNANIGLFVVGFTGGTFGLYNVPELTTIYTLKIGEQIPVIDSVDITSDGQWIALACSQTGTIVVWEWKSETFVMKQQAHLGGVRCCSFSYGSNLERLGSLAENKQDFDRALSSKNLGMGTRFLVATGGFDGKVKLWDNNTGLCYVTLTEHSASVEAIAFTPQGNALISASLDGTVRCFDLFRFKNFRVLTSIRTQYTSVAVDGSGTIVAAGTKGETNSVFIWQIQTGKVLDELVGHTAPVTSVSFHPHPSYNGFLVSSSWDNTIKIWNVFGRKDKAGSVESVLNTSSVISTAFDPRGNSILAASILSGQILFWDLDNVEQIGSIDGLRDIHPGRHYTEAFSAINIKKDPHSINRNNYFNSLSYSSCGTMIVCTAKNSPHVAVYSTENYLLLHVHTLTRNNSLSGLKRFLSSKYMTDYGFSVNELDLSDEEMFEDSRKLSRIQAHKSLPGVEVGEFKVTQDRFNVWEVNYSPDGRQFAVSTSQGVFIYSLDVTRNVEYTNQMLKSVHNFQPQIITKSVTKTAILKHLENNDFVSSFILALAMNNFKMMLKVYEAVPTSKISSLVSSLDSTLLLVLLNFIRNVLNSYSTNGTTHLGLHLVWLNAIFSIHQSTLSNYSGSQTSKDSLSDLRTIMLLLLRQIRESRANILGLFASNAYSFDYLCNLK
- a CDS encoding uncharacterized protein (1 probable transmembrane helix predicted for TA08690 by TMHMM2.0 at aa 5-27;~Signal peptide predicted for TA08690 by SignalP 2.0 HMM (Signal peptide probability 0.962, signal anchor probability 0.024) with cleavage site probability 0.845 between residues 22 and 23): MCERYLIIILMIHLALIHYTSCFSLNFINNKSSRNDNYVEDVVKLPSSIKYNIQNVNSIPTNEDNMFSRILQKRVEIDSDKKIQEINETIEDGSLIDPLTKDKLFQEEREENEKKLEKKEVSLDTSGENYKEGVESTSGEFGDISNKLQSDGVESTEADEIQLRDNLLNKLIKSQHKTVFGIYTLIKRVSLRRKIKSTRYSGEEYNCEGYETTNNLANSTHINVEDEIKTWDFFYTYDRASDYPFSGFNTTETVRIITQALSKLRPRRKSCLVSDSDVVLEVGHGKFPLIWDLRNYFGQFLYFGIEFSVIAFEQAVIHRFNNMCSPSEAYDKDVEFLSMNSLNYFNSDGTSNLNLIFPNDTESTRLKAGMVNIALGKSFLDYLSCRLTLSVSVSNWNLEPRIPQGVVEMFDSVSQALRDFKSDGKYSSLFVLVEPYDIVKFKDHIGIITKVIYTSTFVKQSESRYLRLVYAQRDKKTKAVCYALAKVDYTYHDYPELRDDMYKVTCNVYSFGPSTDEDWLLPQTVPPKWQSNDSKDFDNLTLL
- a CDS encoding uncharacterized protein (Tap349h10.p1c.cand.198 - score = 25.77;~SMART SprT (SM00371) at aa 20-187, E()=9.94e-30), with the translated sequence MADDVVELDSSESECSFAEFDLNEWFKYYNDLCFNGTIPHVELSWSKRMTRCAGICQVKPEGICRIRLSEALLKYRTIKDCKETLLHEMIHAYLILNRLDRMFAHGPKFIWQMKRINEMTGLNVTVFHDFNDEVNYYLKHIWRCDGICRFKEPFFGYVKRAVNRSPGPNDLWWDKHEKECGGKFIKISNDLNVSTKNRVNKNKKIHNNTIEKYFNNGMDDTDDMGSVSAPIIID
- a CDS encoding elongation factor 1-gamma, putative (SMART pfam:GST_C (PF00043) at aa 81-189, E()=3.60e-02; pfam:EF1G_domain (PF00647) at aa 225-335, E()=6.20e-28), whose amino-acid sequence is MVRKVVGVDLEDYGTKSVLVTAAWANVNFDFEVAKGTCCASQAKKNAFSELKHAVTLVLDKDLGTFCGHVTVCRHLLDHVSKGTDEKSAFERSDTSSWVEFFYSRLDFETKLDKSSVVTRGSNSDLSKVVVSLNNYLATKTFLVAEKLSPADLVCAVSLDHLVHQKRLDAEYLEKELLHLARFLRTVKASDSFQKFLKMVENYKSTGRLDGKAPANNVEEKSEPAKKPKNPMDLLPPTSFVLDQWKKTYSNCKGDLYKEAMPWLWERFDPEGWSFYYMVYNKLEDECKSEVFTSNMLSGFLQRFETEFRHYSFGVLNVMGSSGNFDIKGVWLVRGTELPALMTEHPSYEFHTFRKLDVTKPQDKKLVEDYFCACDEIDGVPIADCKVWK